Proteins encoded within one genomic window of uncultured Desulfobacter sp.:
- a CDS encoding amylo-alpha-1,6-glucosidase, producing the protein MVTKNQEIFLLAQSPSPGTAQILFCGDVVVFNLSVSPDSPGRAFVRTNLGNANAIRRETIRRVERNEIKLGEAWHDLPMKEDGDGNFSIHLPLHQTGSFQVKCFFIPQDNDVPVWPEGENTKLCVEPAGTCCANIIYNAFVRQFGPTKDATFQPPNLDTMLNKLDDQGFTVIPQSGKFRDLKEQLNFIFSRMGCRVLHLLPIHPTPTTYARMGRFGSPYAALDFSDVDPALAKFDPAATPLEQFMELVDAVHDHDGYLILDIAINHTGWAASLHESHPEWLDREDDGKIRMPGAWGVVWADLTKLDYSHTGLWQYMADIFLLWCRRGADGFRCDAGYMIPEPAWEYIIAKVRLQYPDTVFFLEGLGGSPDSTRHLLQRANFNWAYSELFQEYTLEQISGYIPRAIELSNTCGHLIHFAETHDNNRLAKVSHTYAKMRTGLCALFSICGGFGFANGVEWFAKEKINVHNSPGLNWGNPDNQVDYITRLHLLLREHPAFFSQAQLDLIHDKESQALVLLRFNPRHNARILVLINLDCDSQVMAVWPAGAEGSAAFPWTDLISGNTVQAENRQKKYRILLKPGQVLALSPQKDDLKRLESQQAGNLSMPGRVLMQKRRALALEIIAAVKGNMNIAGLDVEQAAMDLAQHPQTFIRELYPDKLFSRTILFDAQKDINRRVMVPPGFFLLVRCNKHFRAQLGETGPDKKCLGFCESLPVEGDAAYQAIFLPLEIKDNHRDCLLQLRISAPEGTKKIIGNIRYLPPFEALTLRRSFIRREIVADPSIKQLSTTCLGAMMRSGASFSHLESRYDALLGANLNPALPENRWMLLSRFRIWGVFQGYSRELGPDCIDAFWASHDRGGKWRFRVPSSEGRYYVIDLFLEIDRKANLVTLTLHRETAPADNPRRLQPQRNVTLIIRPDIEDRSFHDTVKAFSGPEQQWPSLISAFDNGFFFHSQTGRILRLSSSRDAFLLKPEWQYMVHRSVEASRGLDADSDLFSPGYFSINVKGGETVSIKACVMNKEIMPAPSDGQKIALPGPFPSTVPFSQAVEASLDAFIVDRGEERSVVAGYPWFLDWGRDSLIFCRSLIELGRTQDAVAILSLFGKFEKNGTLPNMICGDDARNIETSDAPLWFFACCRQLAQTLGNETVLTQNIGQRTMIQVLKDMASSMINGTPTGVKADPESMLLYSPAHFTWMDTNFPAGTPRQGYPIEIQALWCHALQFLSQVDDTDTQAIWQKHADTAKRNIVTLFWREDDGFFSDCLHCREPVDAGHAIQDDALRPNQLLLITLGVIDDRKLMARVVETCRELLVPGGIRSLADRPLTVPLFIERDGRHLVNPHAPYNGYYQGDEDTQRKPAYHNGTAWTWQFPVFCEAWATAFGLPGIPAALAWLGSALPLMRTGAAGFIPEILDGNFPHTPRGCDAQAWGCSEVARVAHKLIQIQNKG; encoded by the coding sequence ATGGTCACAAAAAATCAAGAAATATTCTTGCTCGCCCAGAGTCCGTCCCCAGGAACGGCTCAGATTTTATTTTGCGGAGATGTTGTTGTTTTCAACCTCAGTGTATCCCCTGACAGCCCGGGCCGAGCCTTTGTCAGAACCAACCTGGGCAATGCCAACGCGATCCGCAGAGAAACCATCCGTCGGGTGGAAAGAAATGAGATCAAACTGGGTGAAGCCTGGCATGACCTGCCCATGAAAGAAGACGGGGATGGCAATTTTTCCATCCACCTGCCCCTGCACCAGACCGGATCGTTCCAAGTCAAATGTTTTTTTATTCCCCAGGACAATGATGTCCCGGTATGGCCCGAAGGGGAAAACACCAAACTCTGCGTTGAACCGGCCGGCACCTGCTGTGCCAACATCATTTATAATGCATTTGTACGACAGTTTGGCCCCACCAAAGACGCAACGTTTCAGCCCCCGAACCTGGATACCATGCTGAACAAGTTAGATGATCAGGGATTCACAGTCATTCCTCAATCCGGGAAATTCAGAGATCTGAAGGAACAGTTGAACTTTATCTTCTCCAGAATGGGCTGCCGGGTGCTTCACCTGTTGCCCATCCACCCCACACCCACCACCTATGCCAGAATGGGCCGATTTGGAAGTCCCTATGCCGCCCTTGACTTTTCGGATGTGGATCCGGCCCTGGCTAAATTTGACCCGGCAGCCACCCCCCTTGAACAATTTATGGAACTGGTGGATGCCGTGCATGATCATGACGGCTATCTGATCCTTGACATTGCCATTAACCATACCGGCTGGGCTGCCAGTCTCCATGAATCCCATCCCGAATGGCTGGACCGGGAGGATGACGGCAAAATCCGCATGCCTGGCGCCTGGGGTGTTGTATGGGCGGACCTGACCAAGCTGGATTACAGCCACACGGGTTTGTGGCAGTACATGGCAGATATTTTTCTGCTCTGGTGCCGCCGGGGGGCAGACGGATTCCGGTGCGATGCCGGGTACATGATTCCGGAACCGGCTTGGGAATACATTATCGCCAAGGTACGACTCCAATACCCCGACACGGTTTTTTTCCTTGAGGGACTGGGCGGATCACCGGATTCAACCCGCCACCTGCTCCAGCGGGCAAATTTTAACTGGGCTTATTCAGAACTTTTCCAGGAATACACCCTTGAGCAGATATCCGGGTACATCCCCCGGGCCATAGAACTTTCCAATACCTGCGGACACTTAATCCATTTTGCCGAAACCCATGACAATAACCGTCTGGCCAAAGTGTCCCATACCTACGCGAAAATGAGGACAGGACTTTGCGCACTTTTCAGTATCTGCGGAGGATTCGGATTTGCCAACGGCGTTGAATGGTTTGCCAAAGAAAAAATAAATGTCCACAACTCCCCGGGCTTGAATTGGGGAAATCCCGACAACCAGGTGGATTATATCACCCGGCTTCATCTTCTGTTGCGGGAACATCCGGCTTTTTTCAGTCAGGCACAATTGGATCTCATCCATGACAAAGAGAGCCAGGCGCTGGTACTGCTAAGGTTTAACCCCCGTCATAATGCCCGGATACTGGTGCTGATCAACCTGGACTGCGACAGCCAGGTCATGGCGGTGTGGCCGGCCGGAGCCGAAGGCAGTGCTGCCTTTCCCTGGACAGACCTGATTTCAGGCAATACGGTTCAGGCGGAAAACAGACAAAAAAAATACCGTATACTCCTGAAGCCGGGCCAAGTGCTGGCACTAAGCCCCCAAAAAGACGACTTGAAGCGGCTTGAATCCCAGCAGGCCGGCAATTTGTCTATGCCCGGCAGAGTTCTGATGCAGAAGCGAAGGGCACTGGCCCTTGAGATAATAGCTGCGGTGAAAGGCAATATGAATATAGCCGGTCTGGATGTGGAACAGGCCGCCATGGATTTGGCACAACATCCTCAAACTTTTATCCGGGAACTCTATCCGGACAAGCTGTTCAGCCGGACGATCCTGTTTGATGCCCAGAAAGATATCAATCGCAGAGTCATGGTTCCCCCGGGCTTTTTCCTACTGGTCCGGTGCAACAAGCACTTCAGGGCTCAGCTTGGAGAAACAGGGCCCGACAAAAAGTGCCTGGGTTTTTGTGAAAGCCTGCCCGTAGAAGGAGATGCTGCGTACCAAGCGATTTTCTTGCCCCTGGAAATAAAAGACAATCACAGGGACTGCCTGCTCCAACTGCGGATATCCGCCCCCGAAGGCACAAAAAAAATTATTGGCAATATCAGATATCTTCCTCCCTTTGAAGCCCTGACCCTGAGGCGCTCTTTTATCCGTAGGGAGATTGTCGCGGACCCGTCCATCAAGCAGCTGTCCACAACCTGCCTGGGGGCAATGATGCGATCAGGTGCAAGCTTCAGCCATCTGGAGAGTCGTTACGATGCCCTGCTGGGCGCCAACCTGAACCCTGCTTTGCCCGAAAACCGATGGATGCTTTTGTCCCGATTTAGAATCTGGGGCGTATTCCAGGGCTATTCCAGGGAACTTGGGCCCGATTGCATAGATGCGTTCTGGGCCTCCCATGACCGGGGCGGAAAATGGCGATTCAGAGTTCCCTCATCCGAAGGCAGATATTATGTGATTGATCTGTTTCTGGAGATCGACCGAAAAGCAAATCTGGTGACCCTGACATTGCACCGGGAAACGGCACCGGCGGATAATCCCCGGCGCCTTCAGCCCCAGCGTAATGTGACGCTCATCATACGCCCTGATATTGAAGACAGAAGTTTTCATGACACGGTTAAAGCCTTTAGCGGCCCTGAACAGCAATGGCCGTCATTGATTTCAGCCTTTGACAATGGATTTTTCTTTCATTCCCAAACAGGACGAATACTTCGACTGTCAAGCAGCCGGGATGCATTTTTACTGAAACCCGAATGGCAGTATATGGTCCACAGAAGTGTTGAAGCTTCCCGGGGATTAGATGCCGACTCTGATCTGTTCAGTCCGGGCTATTTCAGCATCAATGTCAAGGGCGGAGAGACAGTAAGCATCAAAGCCTGTGTTATGAATAAAGAGATCATGCCTGCCCCGTCGGACGGCCAAAAGATTGCCCTACCAGGTCCGTTTCCCTCAACCGTCCCGTTTTCCCAGGCAGTCGAGGCAAGCCTTGATGCATTCATCGTGGACCGGGGAGAAGAAAGAAGCGTGGTGGCGGGATATCCCTGGTTTCTGGACTGGGGAAGGGACAGCCTTATTTTCTGCCGTTCCCTGATTGAGCTTGGCCGCACCCAGGATGCTGTTGCCATCCTCTCCCTTTTTGGAAAATTTGAAAAGAACGGCACCCTGCCCAATATGATATGCGGCGACGATGCAAGGAACATAGAGACCTCGGATGCACCGCTGTGGTTCTTTGCCTGCTGCCGGCAACTGGCCCAAACCTTAGGCAACGAGACGGTTCTGACCCAAAATATTGGGCAGCGCACCATGATCCAGGTACTCAAAGATATGGCATCATCCATGATCAACGGTACGCCCACCGGCGTCAAGGCAGATCCGGAATCCATGCTGCTATACAGTCCGGCCCATTTTACCTGGATGGATACCAATTTTCCGGCAGGGACCCCCCGCCAGGGATATCCCATTGAGATCCAGGCGCTGTGGTGTCATGCCCTTCAATTTTTGTCCCAGGTTGATGATACCGACACCCAGGCGATATGGCAAAAACATGCCGACACGGCCAAACGCAACATCGTAACTCTGTTCTGGCGTGAAGATGATGGTTTTTTCAGTGACTGCCTGCACTGCAGAGAACCTGTTGACGCCGGACATGCAATTCAGGATGATGCCCTGCGGCCCAATCAGTTGCTGCTGATCACTTTAGGGGTCATCGACGACCGGAAACTCATGGCGCGGGTGGTGGAAACCTGCCGGGAGCTTTTAGTGCCGGGAGGCATCAGAAGCCTTGCGGACCGTCCCCTGACCGTACCGTTATTCATTGAACGGGACGGCCGGCACCTGGTAAATCCCCATGCACCCTATAACGGGTATTACCAGGGCGATGAGGATACCCAAAGGAAACCGGCTTACCACAACGGCACAGCCTGGACATGGCAGTTTCCGGTATTCTGCGAGGCCTGGGCCACAGCCTTTGGCCTTCCGGGTATTCCGGCTGCACTGGCCTGGCTGGGCAGTGCCCTGCCATTGATGCGCACGGGTGCGGCCGGTTTTATACCTGAAATTCTTGACGGCAATTTCCCGCACACCCCCAGGGGATGCGATGCCCAGGCCTGGGGATGCAGTGAAGTTGCCAGGGTTGCGCACAAACTGATCCAAATTCAAAATAAAGGTTAA
- the asd gene encoding aspartate-semialdehyde dehydrogenase, translating to MKKVGMVGWRGMVGSVLMERMSAQNDFQKFTPVFFTTSQAGQTAPDVGQGASELIDAFDIDTLMEMDIVVTCQGGSYTEVVRPKLTERGWEGYWIDAASTLRMDDQSIIVLDPVNMPVIETAISKGIKNFIGGNCTVSLMLMALGGLFENDWVEWLTSMTYQAASGAGAKNMRELVAQMRNIGDQAAPILDDPASAILDLDRKVTDTLRSDAYPVENWGVPLGASLIPWIDRAMENGQTREEWKGFVETNKILGRSDNPIPIDGQCIRIGAMRCHSQAFTIKLKKDVPLDEINAALAANNDWVRMIPNNKDDSIRDLTPAAVTGTLNVPVGRIRKMTIGENFLTAFSVGDQLLWGAAEPLRRILNIIL from the coding sequence ATGAAAAAAGTCGGCATGGTTGGTTGGCGAGGCATGGTGGGTTCCGTGCTCATGGAAAGAATGTCTGCACAGAATGATTTTCAAAAATTTACACCGGTTTTTTTCACCACGTCCCAGGCCGGACAGACTGCCCCTGATGTGGGGCAGGGGGCTTCGGAACTCATTGATGCGTTTGATATTGATACATTGATGGAGATGGATATCGTGGTGACCTGCCAGGGCGGGTCTTACACCGAAGTTGTGCGCCCCAAGCTGACCGAGCGTGGCTGGGAGGGCTACTGGATCGATGCGGCATCCACCCTGAGAATGGATGACCAAAGCATTATTGTTCTGGATCCGGTCAACATGCCGGTCATTGAAACGGCCATATCCAAAGGAATTAAGAATTTTATCGGCGGCAACTGCACGGTCTCATTGATGCTGATGGCCTTGGGCGGACTTTTTGAAAATGACTGGGTGGAATGGCTGACCTCCATGACCTACCAGGCCGCTTCCGGTGCCGGTGCCAAAAACATGAGAGAGCTTGTGGCACAGATGAGAAACATCGGTGACCAGGCAGCCCCGATTCTGGATGATCCTGCCTCGGCGATTCTTGATCTTGATCGAAAGGTTACCGACACCTTGCGGTCTGATGCATATCCCGTTGAAAACTGGGGGGTTCCCTTGGGTGCAAGCCTTATTCCCTGGATTGACCGGGCCATGGAGAACGGCCAGACCCGGGAGGAGTGGAAAGGGTTTGTGGAAACCAATAAGATTCTGGGACGTTCAGACAATCCTATCCCCATCGACGGCCAATGTATCCGCATAGGTGCCATGCGGTGCCATTCCCAGGCCTTCACCATCAAGTTGAAAAAAGATGTCCCTTTAGATGAGATCAATGCCGCCCTGGCGGCCAATAATGACTGGGTCCGGATGATCCCTAACAATAAGGACGATTCAATCAGAGATCTGACGCCCGCTGCCGTGACAGGCACCTTGAACGTGCCCGTAGGCAGAATCCGGAAAATGACTATCGGTGAAAATTTTCTCACCGCATTTTCTGTGGGGGATCAGTTACTCTGGGGCGCGGCTGAACCTTTACGGCGAATTTTAAATATTATTCTTTGA
- a CDS encoding glycogen/starch synthase, with translation MPHRPRILIVTPEVTYLPEGISPGADDYSAKAGGLADVSAALISALYDLNCDVHVAIPDYRSIYHGDNEPRHHQKVEKIRRRLHEERIHFATDRVFLYKDGVYSGYSDKDLKVSLAFQREVINHIIPRVKPDIIHCNDWMTGLIPAMARRYEIPCLFTIHNIHTMTATMATIEDRGIDAAAFWHWLFLKYPPTNYEESRDANPVDFLVSGVFSAHYVNTVSPTFLREIVENRHSFVEPEFRQELAHKWDAGCATGILNAPEPEFNPAVDDMVQFNYGPKNHRAQKKQNKVFMQKSVGLEINSEAPLFFWPSRLDPVQKGCTLLSETMYDIISRYWETGIQIVSVADGACQKHFHDIVNFHGLHRRISIWGFNEHLSHQAFAASDFILMPSSFEPCGLPQMIGGIYGSLPIVFDTGGLHDTVKQLDVNHSTGNGFIFNVHDAVGLNWAVDRAMEFFLVDPDEKERQIRRIMTESVLEFNHSRCAESYIELYEKMLQRPFLV, from the coding sequence ATGCCCCATAGACCAAGAATTCTTATCGTCACCCCGGAAGTCACCTATCTGCCCGAGGGTATCAGCCCCGGTGCAGATGATTACTCTGCCAAGGCGGGCGGCCTGGCAGATGTATCTGCAGCATTAATCTCCGCGTTGTATGATTTAAACTGTGACGTTCATGTAGCCATTCCCGACTACAGATCCATATATCATGGCGATAACGAACCCAGGCATCACCAGAAGGTTGAAAAAATACGCCGGCGCCTGCATGAGGAACGGATTCATTTTGCCACGGACCGGGTGTTTCTTTACAAAGACGGGGTCTATTCGGGCTATTCGGATAAAGATCTCAAGGTATCCCTGGCGTTTCAGCGGGAGGTGATCAACCACATCATCCCAAGGGTGAAACCGGACATCATTCACTGCAACGACTGGATGACTGGACTGATTCCGGCCATGGCCAGGCGGTACGAAATCCCGTGCCTGTTCACCATTCACAACATTCATACCATGACCGCCACTATGGCCACAATCGAGGACCGGGGTATTGATGCGGCAGCCTTCTGGCATTGGCTTTTCTTAAAATATCCACCCACGAACTACGAGGAGAGCCGGGATGCCAACCCAGTGGATTTTCTCGTGTCAGGGGTATTTTCCGCCCACTATGTAAACACGGTGAGCCCCACCTTTTTGCGTGAAATTGTTGAAAACCGTCACTCATTTGTGGAACCTGAATTCAGACAAGAGCTGGCCCACAAGTGGGATGCCGGATGCGCCACAGGCATTTTGAATGCGCCTGAACCCGAATTCAATCCTGCCGTGGATGACATGGTCCAGTTCAATTACGGACCCAAAAACCACCGTGCCCAAAAGAAACAGAATAAAGTTTTTATGCAAAAATCCGTAGGCCTTGAAATAAATTCCGAGGCGCCTCTGTTTTTCTGGCCCTCCCGGCTGGATCCAGTGCAGAAAGGGTGCACCCTTTTGTCAGAAACCATGTATGATATTATTTCCCGTTACTGGGAGACCGGCATTCAGATTGTAAGCGTGGCAGACGGGGCATGCCAGAAACACTTCCACGACATTGTCAATTTCCATGGCCTGCACCGGCGAATCAGCATCTGGGGGTTCAACGAACATTTGTCCCATCAGGCCTTTGCAGCCAGTGATTTTATCCTCATGCCCTCTTCTTTTGAGCCGTGCGGCCTGCCCCAAATGATCGGAGGAATTTACGGCAGCCTGCCCATTGTATTTGACACAGGCGGACTTCATGACACGGTCAAACAACTGGATGTCAATCATTCAACGGGCAATGGATTTATTTTCAATGTCCATGATGCCGTAGGCCTGAACTGGGCCGTGGACCGCGCCATGGAATTTTTCCTAGTGGACCCGGATGAAAAAGAACGCCAAATCCGTAGAATTATGACTGAGTCCGTACTTGAATTTAATCACAGCCGTTGCGCTGAAAGCTATATTGAACTCTATGAAAAAATGCTCCAAAGGCCCTTTTTGGTCTGA
- a CDS encoding alpha amylase C-terminal domain-containing protein, whose amino-acid sequence MKKCSKGPFWSDPSWTNDPYLSPFKPIIRSRFEKALAKTEQLKHHKSWAKIADYHEFFGLHRDKKGWVFREWAPNATKMFILTPANNWEKSSAWQVKGPDPDGIFEARFPDQCFSHEQLYRLKVVWNGGEGDRIPTAATRVIQDNVTYIFNAQVWAPENPYQWQSESPDLTTEPLLIYEAHAGMALEEGRVGTWREFADHILPKVVESGYNTLQMMAIQEHPYYGSFGYHVSSFFAPSSRFGTPDDFKYLVDKAHQSGIRVLMDIVHSHSVKNEVEGLSRFDGSMYQFFHDLGRGDHTLWDSRCFDYGKQQVLIFLLSNLRYFLEQFQVDGFRFDGITSMLYADHGLGRAFTEYQDYFGDDVDEDALSYLYAANDLVHEIHPNALTIAEDVSGYPGLAAPAELCGTGFDFRFSMGVPDYWIKLLKEVRDEGWHMGALWYELTQHRDEERTISYVECHDQALVGDQTIMMRLMGGKIYDSMGKSNTNITTHRSVALHKMIRLVTLACAHKGYLNFMGNEFGHPEWIDFPSPANGYSYHHARRQWSLKYDKNLYFQDLFAFDKQMIALAKQTQLFTWDHPRLLHIHEDDKILAFERSGLIFVFNFHPEHSFGDYLVHAPAGKYAMRLDTDESRFGGLGRLNPDQEHFTRPLGDVLENHHALSLYLPSRCALVLARV is encoded by the coding sequence ATGAAAAAATGCTCCAAAGGCCCTTTTTGGTCTGATCCTTCATGGACAAATGATCCGTATCTATCTCCTTTCAAGCCCATTATTCGATCCCGGTTTGAAAAAGCCCTGGCAAAGACGGAACAGCTGAAACACCATAAATCCTGGGCTAAGATTGCCGATTACCATGAATTCTTTGGCCTTCACAGGGACAAAAAAGGCTGGGTGTTCAGAGAATGGGCACCCAATGCAACAAAGATGTTTATCCTCACACCGGCCAATAACTGGGAAAAATCTTCAGCCTGGCAAGTGAAAGGCCCTGACCCCGACGGCATATTTGAGGCCCGGTTTCCGGATCAATGTTTTTCCCATGAACAGCTTTACCGGCTTAAAGTCGTGTGGAACGGCGGAGAGGGAGACCGTATCCCCACGGCGGCCACACGGGTCATCCAGGATAACGTCACCTATATTTTCAATGCTCAGGTATGGGCACCCGAAAACCCTTACCAGTGGCAGTCAGAATCCCCCGACCTGACGACAGAACCGCTTTTGATCTATGAAGCCCACGCGGGCATGGCCTTGGAGGAAGGCCGAGTGGGCACATGGCGGGAATTTGCCGACCACATCCTGCCCAAGGTCGTAGAGAGCGGGTATAATACCCTGCAGATGATGGCGATTCAAGAACACCCTTATTATGGATCATTCGGGTACCATGTCTCGTCCTTTTTTGCCCCCTCTTCCCGGTTCGGCACCCCTGACGATTTTAAGTATCTGGTTGACAAGGCTCATCAGTCAGGCATTCGCGTTCTCATGGATATTGTACACTCCCACAGCGTAAAAAATGAGGTGGAGGGTCTGTCCAGGTTTGACGGTTCCATGTACCAGTTTTTTCATGACTTGGGCAGAGGGGATCATACGCTTTGGGATTCCAGGTGTTTTGACTATGGCAAACAGCAGGTACTCATTTTTCTGCTCTCCAACCTGAGATATTTTCTCGAACAATTCCAGGTGGATGGATTCCGATTTGACGGCATAACTTCAATGCTGTATGCCGATCACGGATTGGGTCGCGCCTTTACAGAATACCAGGATTATTTTGGCGATGATGTGGATGAAGATGCGTTAAGTTATCTTTATGCAGCCAATGACCTTGTACATGAAATTCATCCCAATGCACTAACCATTGCAGAAGATGTGAGCGGATATCCAGGCCTTGCGGCACCCGCGGAGTTATGCGGAACAGGCTTTGATTTCAGATTTTCCATGGGGGTGCCGGATTACTGGATCAAGCTGCTCAAGGAGGTCCGGGACGAAGGGTGGCACATGGGGGCTCTTTGGTATGAACTGACACAGCACAGGGACGAAGAGCGCACGATCAGTTATGTGGAGTGCCATGATCAAGCCCTGGTGGGGGATCAGACCATAATGATGCGACTGATGGGCGGAAAAATCTATGATTCCATGGGAAAGTCCAACACAAACATCACCACCCACCGGTCGGTGGCCCTTCACAAAATGATCCGCCTTGTCACCTTGGCCTGTGCCCACAAAGGGTATCTCAATTTCATGGGCAATGAATTCGGCCATCCCGAATGGATTGATTTCCCTTCCCCTGCCAACGGTTATTCCTACCACCATGCCAGACGCCAATGGTCCCTGAAATACGACAAAAACCTATATTTTCAGGACTTGTTCGCCTTTGACAAACAGATGATTGCCCTGGCAAAACAAACGCAATTGTTTACATGGGATCACCCAAGGCTTTTACACATCCACGAAGATGACAAAATACTGGCATTTGAACGATCCGGACTTATTTTTGTGTTCAACTTTCATCCGGAACACTCCTTTGGTGACTACCTGGTTCATGCCCCGGCAGGCAAATATGCCATGCGCCTGGACACCGATGAATCCCGGTTCGGCGGGTTAGGACGGCTGAACCCGGACCAGGAACATTTTACCAGGCCCTTGGGCGATGTTTTAGAAAACCATCATGCCCTTAGCCTTTACCTGCCCAGTCGCTGTGCCCTGGTTCTGGCCCGGGTTTAA